One Brassica napus cultivar Da-Ae chromosome A1, Da-Ae, whole genome shotgun sequence genomic region harbors:
- the LOC106417044 gene encoding tol-Pal system protein TolA-like has translation MDFESRTGQIEGPTNPIGGPTNNAQSGQAHADSVEATGATPGAEALKAMEGRLMNAVRDAVRDAMKGVKEKVTSLSTQLGLLEEEVKSLRLSVPGSDNPAVQDDGDGSDNSESEEEDGDVGGDKESEEEDVDVGGDKESEEEDGGDNNEPDEEDGSDNDVEDTILDISKDVQREYGDVDMDDDDAEMYAHAVEAEKKIKTKAAESVNTKKMRSRKDDDKEAVPVKKVKVDRGDNVKNPIQLRSRAAEEKTAEKRTRGAEKQKAAAEKKAVAAAKKKAAAEKEAAAENEAAVEKEAAKKKAAAKKKAPAKKKQKKPKTKKVGKKTE, from the coding sequence ATGGATTTTGAGTCTCGCACAGGTCAGATTGAAGGTCCCACCAATCCTATCGGAGGACCAACGAATAATGCACAATCTGGTCAGGCTCATGCAGATTCGGTGGAGGCTACTGGAGCTACTCCTGGAGCTGAGGCTTTAAAAGCGATGGAAGGTCGGCTTATGAATGCAGTCCGAGATGCAGTTCGAGATGCTATGAAGGGAGTGAAGGAAAAAGTCACTTCATTGTCTACGCAGCTAGGTCTTCTAGAAGAGGAGGTGAAAAGTCTTAGGTTGAGTGTTCCCGGAAGTGACAATCCGGCGGTCCAAGATGATGGTGATGGTAGTGACAATAGCGAGTCGGAAGAAGAGGATGGTGATGTGGGTGGGGATAAGGAGTCGGAGGAAGAGGATGTTGATGTGGGTGGGGATAAGGAGTCGGAGGAAGAGGATGGTGGTGACAATAACGAGCCAGACGAAGAGGATGGTAGTGACAATGATGTTGAAGATACCATTCTCGATATTTCAAAGGATGTGCAGAGGGAATATGGTGATGTTGacatggatgatgatgatgcggAGATGTATGCACATGCTGTGGAGGccgagaaaaaaataaagactaAGGCAGCAGAGTCGGTAAACACGAAAAAAATGAGGTCGAGAAAAGATGATGACAAAGAAGCAGTTCCTGTGAAAAAGGTTAAGGTGGACCGTGGTGATAATGTGAAGAATCCCATTCAGCTAAGAAGCAGGGCAGCAGAGGAGAAGACAGCAGAGAAGAGGACCAGAGGTGCAGAGAAGCAGAAGGCAGCTGCTGAGAAGAAGGCAGTTGCGGCAGCTAAGAAGAAGGCAGCTGCTGAGAAGGAGGCAGCAGCTGAGAACGAGGCAGCAGTTGAAAAGGAGGCAGCTAAGAAGAAGGCAGCAGCTAAGAAGAAGGCACCAGctaagaagaagcagaagaagccGAAGACAAAGAAAGTAGGTAAGAAGACCGAGTGA
- the LOC106417043 gene encoding uncharacterized protein LOC106417043, giving the protein MEDVLSRAWAQVKWEEDVASRPKAKPKQDQRSTRSDRGDREERSSQKGYKDSGSRNRGRFQYRPLEKEEGMSVSTNLSIFTPELVNTLRQMGQQIEVNELLQKGHLRESLSKKATAHLSKKASGKSKGDAPSSPPRQDRVIHVISGGSEVTGVSHAAAKKSTRNPKHGLETAQPKCLLLSTDEISFTANEQEKILAPHHDALVVSLTIAYCLVKRILVDNGSSSNIIFLTAQSNSTHRKVTPLIRFSGEVKQTAGEVVLPVYAEGINLSTKFLVVDCQSAYNMILGQPWIHDMGAVLSTLHQIVKFPTPWGIRAIRGDQENSRSYYQTTLKGKTKVL; this is encoded by the exons ATGGAGGATGTGCTATCCCGAGCGTGGGCACAGGTGAAGTGGGAAGAGGACGTCGCTAGCCGCCCCAAGGCTAAACCCAAACAGGATCAGAGGTCCACCCGATCAGACCGGGGAGACCGAGAAGAAAGATCCTCCCAAAAGGGATACAAGGACTCCGGAAGCAGGAACCGGGGCAGGTTCCAATATCGGCCATTAGAAAAAGAAGAGGGGATGTCTGTGTCTACCAATCTCTCAATATTCACACCAGAGCTGGTCAATACGCTGAGgcagatgggccaacag ATCGAGGTCAACGAACTGCTCCAAAAGGGGCATCTCCGAGAATCCCTTTCAAAGAAAGCCACGGCTCATCTTAGCAAAAAAGCATCAGGGAAATCCAAAGGAGACGCACCAAGCTCACCACCTCGCCAGGACCGGGTGATTCATGTCATCTCAGGAGGCTCTGAAGTAACTGGCGTGAGTCATGCAGCTGCGAAGAAGAGCACCCGTAATCCTAAACACGGCCTAGAGACTGCTCAACCTAAATGCCTACTTCTAAGTACCGACGAGATAAGCTTCACAGCCAACGAGCAAGAAAAGATATTAGCTCCCCACCATGACGCTCTAGTTGTCTCTCTCACCATAGCGTACTGTTTGGTGAAAAGAATACTAGTAGACAACGGGTCCTCCAGCAATATCATCTTCCTGACGGCGCAAAGTAACTCCACTCATCGCAAAGTAACTCCACTCATCAGGTTCAGCGGCGAGGTCAAGCAAACCGCTGGGGAGGTTGTTCTGCCAGTATATGCTGAAGGGATCAACCTATCTACCAAATTCCTGGTCGTGGACTGCCAATCGGCATACAACATGATCTTAGGTCAACCCTGGATTCACGACATGGGAGCAGTCCTTTCAACCCTCCATCAAATAGTGAAGTTCCCTACACCCTGGGGCATCAGAGCAATCCGAGGAGACCAGGAGAATTCTAGGTCCTACTACCAGACCACCTTAAAAGGGaagaccaaggtcttatag